From the genome of Halomonas sp. LR3S48:
GTATCGACCCGCAGAACCTGGAGCATGCTCTCGATCTGCTCGAGCAGGCCGAGATCGTGCACGTGCTTGGCACGCGCCGAAGCTTCGTGGTGGCGAGCTATGCCGCCTATGCGTTCCACCACATCGAGAAGCGGGCCTTCTTGATCAACGGCCTCGGCGGCATGCAGGGTGAGCAGGTCAAGGCCATCGGCGCGCGCGATGCCCTGCTGGTGGTGAGCTTTTCGCCCTACGCCGAAGAGAGCCGGCAGGCGGCCGACGAGGCGCGACAGCGCGGCATTCCCCTGGTGGTAATCACCGACTCGAGCTTGAGCCCGCTGGCGCGGATTGCCGATGTCGCTCTGATCGTCCACGAGGCCGAGGTGAAGAGTTTTCGCGGGCTGGCGGCCTCACTGTGCCTGACCCAGACCCTGGCGATCGCCCTGGGGGTTCGTCAGGAAAAGGCCC
Proteins encoded in this window:
- a CDS encoding MurR/RpiR family transcriptional regulator, producing the protein MNQTPQDFNELEARVTEEYASLSRRLQQTARFLLDHPQEVAFATVARLAEQAGVTPSTLIRFANSFGFKGFSEMQQLFRSRLVDELPNYTERIRAVRSATGETPDSTQLLWEFAEANRDVLDQLPARIDPQNLEHALDLLEQAEIVHVLGTRRSFVVASYAAYAFHHIEKRAFLINGLGGMQGEQVKAIGARDALLVVSFSPYAEESRQAADEARQRGIPLVVITDSSLSPLARIADVALIVHEAEVKSFRGLAASLCLTQTLAIALGVRQEKARDRSASDSDIERA